A single genomic interval of Chloracidobacterium validum harbors:
- the nadC gene encoding carboxylating nicotinate-nucleotide diphosphorylase, translating to MRLDPIAIENLISQFLAEDLGRGDVTTDAILTQDVKARGRFLAKQDLTLAGLEVAEMVFQWFDPEIQIQTFYLDGDTVPAGKEIARIVGPAHMLLAGERVALNLLQRMSGIATLTRAFVQAIEGTEAVIADTRKTAPGLRLLDKYAVHVGGGHNHRFGLDDGILIKDNHIALAGGIEPALRRAKKNASHLLKIEVEVSTLDQAREAVSEGADVILLDNMTVDQVRECVALVRELEPPGRQTLIEVSGNMALDTVRAYAEAGANLISVGALTHSVKAADISLKLSP from the coding sequence ATGCGACTTGACCCAATTGCTATTGAAAACCTGATTTCGCAGTTTCTCGCTGAAGACCTGGGACGCGGCGACGTCACGACTGACGCCATTTTGACCCAGGACGTCAAAGCCCGTGGGCGTTTTCTGGCCAAGCAAGACCTGACGCTTGCGGGCCTTGAAGTCGCTGAAATGGTGTTTCAGTGGTTTGACCCTGAAATTCAAATCCAGACCTTCTACCTGGATGGCGACACCGTACCCGCCGGCAAGGAGATTGCGCGCATTGTCGGGCCGGCGCACATGCTGCTGGCCGGAGAGCGGGTGGCGCTGAATCTGCTCCAGCGGATGTCCGGGATTGCCACCCTGACCCGCGCTTTCGTCCAGGCCATCGAGGGAACGGAAGCCGTCATTGCCGACACGCGCAAAACCGCGCCGGGGCTGCGCCTGCTCGACAAATATGCCGTTCACGTCGGTGGCGGCCACAACCACCGCTTTGGCCTCGATGATGGGATTCTCATCAAGGACAACCACATTGCGCTGGCCGGCGGCATCGAGCCGGCGTTGCGCCGGGCGAAGAAAAACGCCTCACACTTGCTCAAAATTGAAGTCGAGGTCAGTACGCTCGACCAAGCCCGCGAAGCCGTTTCGGAAGGGGCGGACGTTATCTTGCTTGACAACATGACCGTGGACCAAGTGCGCGAGTGCGTAGCGCTCGTCCGCGAACTTGAGCCACCCGGACGCCAAACCCTCATCGAGGTATCCGGCAACATGGCGCTCGACACCGTTCGCGCCTATGCCGAAGCCGGAGCTAACCTCATTTCAGTCGGGGCGTTGACCCACAGCGTCAAAGCGGCGGACATCAGCTTGAAATTGTCGCCATAG